The window CGCAAGCGCAAGCCAATCGAACGGCATTGGGCATTTACCGAGAGCGGGCAGGCGTCTGCCGCGACTACATGCACTTGGCCATCACCTTCTGCCGCTGCCTGAACATCCCGGCCCGCTACTGCACCGGTTATCTGGGCGACATCGGTGTGCCCGTAGCTCCTTACCCGATGGATTTCAGCGCGTGGTTCGAAGCGTACTTAGGCGGACAATGGTACGCCTTCGATGCCCGCAACAAGGTCCCGCGCATTGGCCGAGTGCTGATGGCCCGCGGCCGCGATGCGGCGGACGTGGCAATGACCACGACGTTCGGCGTCAATCAACTTCAATCCTTCCAAGTTTGGACGGATGAAGTGCAAGAAGATTCCCTGAGGCGGCCGTTGCGATCCGTTGTGGGAGGCTGGTGACCATGACCTATTGCCTGGGGATTATGACGCACGAGGGTCTGGTTTTAGCGTCCGACTCGCGGACCAACGCGGGCTCCGACGACGTGAGCGTTTACCCCAAGATGCACAGATTCGTTCAGCCTGGGGAATGCGCCTTCGTTCTCCTTTGCAGCGGCAGTCTATCGCTGTCGCAGTCGGTGGTTACGCTGCTTCGCCGAGACTTCGACAATGGAACGGGACTGGCCGCGGCCTCGACCATGTACGACGCCGCGCGGGTGGTCGGCAAACAGGTCCGTGCCGTCTCGGAACTCGACCGGCCCGCCCTGGAACGCGACGGTTACCGGTACAACATCCACTTTATTCTGGGTGGGCAGATCCGCGGCGAGCGCCATGGCTTATACCTTGTCTATCCCCAGGGCAACCCGCAAGCGGCGGCGGAAGAATCGCCCTATTTGCAGATCGGCGAATTCAAGTACGGCCGGCCGATTCTTGATCGCGGCATCCGCTATTCGAGCACATCGCTCGACGAGGCAGCCAAGTACGCTCTGATTTCGCTCGATTCGACCATGCGCTCGAACGTGACGGTCGGGCCGCCGATCGATCTGACCGTGTACTCCGCCAACGATTTCCAAATCAAGCGCTGCCGCCGGTTTGCCGCGGACGACCCCGATTTGAGGACGATCCGCGTGCAATGGGAGCAAGCGCTCCGCCGCGCGATGCTGGAAATGCCAGAGGTGCAGTTCGAATGTGCGAAGCCCGCCGTTCTGGAACAACGGGCGGCGACCTCGTGAAGCCGGGTAAGATCGAGTGAGGAAACCATGGAAAGCAAAGATCGTTCGGCCAAACAGCCGTGGATGTTGACTCTCGCGGCGATTGCCGTCGTCATCGCGGCCCTGTACCTGGCTAAGGACGTGCTCGTTCCATTGACGCTGGCCATGCTGTTGAGTTTCTTGCTGAGTCCCATCTGCGATTGGCTTGAGCGGCGCGGGCTGGCCCGCGTCCCGGCAGTGCTGGTTACGGCTCTCACATGCTTTTTGGTCTTGGGGCTCGTGATCTGGACGGCCGTCGTTCAATTGACCGACTTGGCGCCCAAACTGCCTGAATACCAAAGCAATATCGAGGTCAAGCTCCACTCGGTAAACGACCGCGTGAGCGCCGCCCTCAGCCGAGCAACGCATGCAGCCCAGGAGTTCGCGCAATACAAGCACGCCGACGGTCCGCAAGGAACCAGCGACCGACCATTCTCAGTTCGCCTGATTTCATCTCCGCCAAGTGCAATGGATGTCATCAGCGGAATGTTTGGAACGCTGATCGGAGTGCTCGGAGCGATTGGTGTCGTAGCCGTCCTTGTCGTGTTTTTCCTCATCCGGCGCGACGATTTGCGCGATCGATTCATTCGCTTGGTGGGCGGTGGCCAATTGACTCAGACCACGCGCGTGTTGGAAGACGCGGCCGCGCGAGTCAGCCGATACCTGTTGATGCAATTGATCGTCAACTCCAGTCTTGGCGCGCTGGTCGCTATTGGGCTTTACCTAATCGGCGTGCCTAATGCGGTCCTGTGGGGAATTGTCGCGACGGCGCTGCGGTTCATCCCATATATCGGTGTGTGGATCGCCGCGGCTGTGCCCATCGGCCTTTCGCTGGCGATCTCAGACAATTGGCTCGCGCCCATCCTGACCTTCGCGCTGTTTTTGGTTTTGGAACTACTGGTTAGTAACGTCCTGGAGCCCTGGCTCTATGGCAAGCACACGGGGGTCTCGCCGGTGGCGGTTCTCGTCGCCGCGGTTGCTTGGACGTGGTTGTGGGGAATCCCAGGACTGCTTCTCGCGACCCCGCTGACCGTATGCCTGTTGGTCATTGGAAAGCACGTTCCGCAATTATCTTTCTTGACCATCCTGCTGGGCGACGAACCGGTCTTCGAAACCAAGACTCGCGTTTATCAACGATTGCTCGCCGGCGATCAAGAAGAAGCCGTCGAGTTGTTGGAAGAGCGTTTGGAGCACGAGCCGTTGGCTCAAATCTACGACGCCGTGCTTATTCCCGCGCTCGCTCTGACTGAAACGCACTGGCTGCGCGGCGAGCTGAACGACGCTCGGCATGCCTTCATCTTTCAAAGCGTGAAGGAGATCATTGAAAGCCTCGGCGAAAGCCAGCGGACGGACCCGTCGCCGATCAAAATCGAACCTCCGGATGAGGCGGATGAAGGTTCGGCTTCTGTCGCCCCGATCAGTTCGTTTTCTGTCGCCCCGATCAGCTCATCGAAGCCTTGCATCCTGTGCATGCCGGCTCGCACCGAGGCAGACGAGATCGCCGGAATGATGCTCGCGCAACTATTGAGGGCCGATGAATGCACGGTGCAATCCGTTTCGATTACGGCAGAGGCCAGCGAAATCGTCGATTTTGTGGAAAAGCATGAAGCGGTCGTGATTTGCATTTCCGCCATGGCGCCGGCCGCCGTCATGCACGCTCGGCACCTTTTCAAGCGCCTTCATCGGGAGTTTCCGGCCGTCCGAATCCTGATCGGGCTATGGGAGGCAGCCGGCGACGTGGACAAGGCCCGAAACCGCATCGGTTCCGGCGCAGCGGCCGAAGTGGTTGCCACGC of the Pirellulales bacterium genome contains:
- a CDS encoding AI-2E family transporter yields the protein MESKDRSAKQPWMLTLAAIAVVIAALYLAKDVLVPLTLAMLLSFLLSPICDWLERRGLARVPAVLVTALTCFLVLGLVIWTAVVQLTDLAPKLPEYQSNIEVKLHSVNDRVSAALSRATHAAQEFAQYKHADGPQGTSDRPFSVRLISSPPSAMDVISGMFGTLIGVLGAIGVVAVLVVFFLIRRDDLRDRFIRLVGGGQLTQTTRVLEDAAARVSRYLLMQLIVNSSLGALVAIGLYLIGVPNAVLWGIVATALRFIPYIGVWIAAAVPIGLSLAISDNWLAPILTFALFLVLELLVSNVLEPWLYGKHTGVSPVAVLVAAVAWTWLWGIPGLLLATPLTVCLLVIGKHVPQLSFLTILLGDEPVFETKTRVYQRLLAGDQEEAVELLEERLEHEPLAQIYDAVLIPALALTETHWLRGELNDARHAFIFQSVKEIIESLGESQRTDPSPIKIEPPDEADEGSASVAPISSFSVAPISSSKPCILCMPARTEADEIAGMMLAQLLRADECTVQSVSITAEASEIVDFVEKHEAVVICISAMAPAAVMHARHLFKRLHREFPAVRILIGLWEAAGDVDKARNRIGSGAAAEVVATLADAQEQVRRITESLGGEPKEPAPPDHVAEPVLRRV